From one Streptomyces sp. NBC_01478 genomic stretch:
- a CDS encoding 2-hydroxyacid dehydrogenase: MTSSTRVILVTGSSLVGVEVLDLIASRGFTTRRLRKDVITDAELHDALRGASGYLLGGYEEPKAEHFERAAPVLETVAFVGTDYQALIPGWQRALELGIALSNAPGANAQSVAEFTMLLILSLARPLFGTIARPGDGDAALGEIGPVGLEVRGRTLGIIGAGRIAHQVARIAASGLGMEVLYTGRRRNEDLERTAAASFVDKAALLERADVVSLHRAGPAEGEGPELTAADLSRLRHGAFLVNTAHPDLIDVDALLNVIRLNGVRAASDGLRLTPAWRRLIALGPDRFLCMPQQGFLTAEANLRAAQLSAESVCDVLDGGNSALVVNPWFRQTRSGLPSYGALPSST, from the coding sequence GTGACGAGCTCGACGCGAGTCATCCTGGTGACTGGGTCCTCGCTCGTCGGCGTCGAGGTCCTCGATCTGATCGCGTCGCGCGGTTTCACCACGCGACGGCTACGCAAGGACGTCATCACCGACGCCGAACTGCACGATGCGCTCCGGGGTGCGTCGGGCTACCTCCTCGGCGGATACGAGGAGCCCAAGGCTGAGCACTTTGAGCGCGCCGCGCCGGTGCTCGAGACGGTCGCGTTCGTCGGAACCGACTATCAGGCTCTGATCCCCGGCTGGCAGCGCGCGCTCGAACTCGGTATCGCGCTCTCCAACGCCCCGGGGGCCAACGCCCAGTCTGTCGCCGAGTTCACCATGCTGCTGATACTCAGTTTGGCGCGGCCGCTGTTCGGCACGATCGCCCGACCGGGCGACGGCGACGCGGCGCTAGGGGAGATAGGGCCGGTCGGTCTGGAGGTGCGAGGCCGCACGCTCGGAATCATCGGGGCGGGCCGAATCGCCCATCAGGTGGCGCGGATCGCGGCGTCCGGTTTGGGAATGGAGGTGCTGTATACGGGGCGGCGGCGCAATGAAGATCTCGAGCGAACCGCGGCCGCCTCCTTCGTCGACAAGGCCGCGCTCCTGGAGCGCGCTGACGTGGTCTCCCTGCACCGTGCAGGTCCCGCGGAAGGGGAGGGTCCGGAGCTGACTGCGGCCGACCTCAGCCGTCTGCGGCACGGCGCGTTCCTGGTCAATACGGCGCATCCGGACCTCATCGATGTCGACGCGCTGCTCAACGTGATCCGGTTGAACGGAGTCCGGGCCGCCAGCGACGGGCTACGGTTGACTCCGGCTTGGCGCAGGCTCATAGCGCTCGGCCCTGATCGGTTCCTGTGCATGCCCCAGCAGGGCTTTTTGACGGCCGAGGCCAACCTGCGCGCAGCGCAGCTCAGCGCGGAATCGGTGTGCGACGTCCTTGACGGCGGGAACTCGGCACTGGTCGTGAACCCCTGGTTTCGTCAGACACGGTCCGGGCTACCGAGTTACGGAGCTTTGCCTTCGAGCACATAG
- a CDS encoding SCO2524 family protein encodes MQIKPRQHLLDIWQAVARHSFDGGEWAWGKWGGESSVADAERLLCLFYPATELPSFRLDDPDTTLTDVQQTLKRAGGRLEIPANLVTAAVEFMRTHTDDKRPTFAGGYYFQSRDKDQDLTEEQRQLGVTDSFSMSITLCLALLGFLKVYESKTRRSDMQETIKELKAATSNRLTAAMVSLLRSFTVNVYDTDSSQGQTLCELLGQGQLSQRQVLEQFQRRFRPLRAAIIESFILGLDVQEALKDESQLFECGWAWSLVRDAPEVETEETIGAQPVGVANPVPYLYFTVVALDGIQDLFSDRTLTLGLLNAEQQKLAEALRLRWEITQQYWSRIARFDGDRWPLEDIPWRTTGQRLESEYFSLSVAAILVHDLMRRRATDDDLTRTVRVMERLAERGRITSRMTRDDPMIQLHNPGVTLPLQGGGTIGPPMDWTMSDFSAQLLKRTVQLCTLSRNLSAHDRLLRLAEDIFGHVWRRRVGDGEGSGLWDNVHAIYPETALTEGPVSWSITERVTEVMVQVHNMYAQPSIRSLELTELARALLSESTHLLGNEQMAPAPNSDGKRGMQLRGIEVKLRRARALVDEQPGTACSLTLDVLGQLDALARAREAARAQGV; translated from the coding sequence ATGCAAATCAAGCCGCGGCAGCACCTGCTGGACATCTGGCAGGCGGTCGCCCGTCACTCGTTCGACGGGGGTGAGTGGGCCTGGGGCAAATGGGGCGGCGAGAGCAGTGTCGCCGACGCCGAGCGCCTGCTCTGCCTCTTCTATCCGGCGACGGAGCTGCCGTCGTTCCGGCTGGACGACCCCGACACCACGCTGACCGACGTCCAGCAGACGCTGAAGCGGGCCGGCGGACGACTGGAGATTCCGGCCAACCTCGTCACGGCCGCCGTCGAGTTCATGCGCACCCACACCGACGACAAGAGGCCCACGTTCGCGGGCGGTTACTACTTCCAGTCCCGGGACAAGGACCAGGACCTCACCGAGGAGCAGCGCCAACTCGGCGTGACCGACTCGTTCTCCATGTCGATCACCCTCTGTCTCGCCCTGCTCGGCTTCCTCAAGGTCTACGAGTCCAAGACCCGCCGCAGCGACATGCAGGAGACGATCAAAGAACTGAAGGCCGCGACCAGCAACCGGCTCACCGCCGCCATGGTGAGCCTGCTGCGGTCGTTCACGGTCAACGTCTACGACACCGACTCCTCCCAGGGCCAGACGCTCTGCGAACTCCTCGGCCAGGGGCAGTTGTCGCAGCGTCAGGTGCTGGAGCAGTTCCAGCGGCGGTTCCGGCCGCTGCGCGCCGCCATCATCGAGAGCTTCATCCTCGGCCTCGACGTCCAGGAGGCACTCAAGGACGAGAGCCAGCTGTTCGAGTGCGGCTGGGCCTGGAGCCTGGTGCGGGACGCGCCCGAGGTGGAGACCGAGGAGACCATCGGGGCCCAGCCCGTCGGCGTCGCCAACCCGGTGCCGTACCTCTATTTCACGGTGGTCGCGCTCGACGGGATCCAGGACCTGTTCTCGGACCGCACCCTGACCCTGGGGCTGCTCAACGCCGAACAGCAGAAGCTCGCCGAGGCGTTACGACTGCGCTGGGAGATCACGCAGCAGTACTGGTCGCGCATCGCCCGCTTCGACGGCGACCGCTGGCCCCTGGAGGACATTCCCTGGCGTACGACGGGACAGCGGCTGGAGTCGGAGTACTTCTCGCTCTCGGTCGCCGCGATCCTCGTGCACGACCTGATGCGCCGCCGGGCCACCGACGACGACCTGACCCGCACCGTCCGCGTCATGGAGCGCCTGGCCGAACGCGGCCGTATCACCAGCCGGATGACGCGCGACGACCCGATGATCCAGCTGCACAACCCCGGCGTCACCCTGCCGCTCCAGGGCGGCGGCACCATAGGCCCGCCGATGGACTGGACGATGAGCGACTTCTCGGCCCAACTCCTCAAGCGCACCGTGCAGTTGTGCACGCTCTCCCGCAACCTCTCCGCGCATGACCGGCTGCTCAGGCTGGCCGAGGACATCTTCGGGCATGTGTGGCGGCGCCGGGTGGGCGACGGCGAGGGCTCCGGTCTGTGGGACAACGTGCACGCCATCTACCCGGAGACTGCCCTCACCGAGGGACCGGTGTCCTGGAGCATCACCGAGCGCGTCACCGAGGTGATGGTCCAGGTCCACAACATGTACGCGCAGCCATCGATCCGCAGCCTCGAACTCACCGAACTGGCACGGGCGTTGCTCAGCGAGTCCACGCACCTCCTGGGCAACGAACAGATGGCACCCGCGCCCAACTCCGACGGAAAACGCGGCATGCAGCTCAGGGGAATCGAGGTCAAGTTGCGTCGCGCCCGCGCCCTCGTCGACGAACAGCCGGGCACCGCCTGCTCGTTGACCCTCGACGTACTGGGCCAGCTCGACGCACTCGCCCGGGCCCGCGAAGCCGCCAGGGCCCAGGGAGTGTGA
- a CDS encoding abortive phage infection protein: MANTQGIARGITRGQFLAGALALGVAGALLPSGQATAQPQPRAKHGRRPGLRRHGVVYTVGEGETPATAWNPRRMRADLRAIRDELHADTVDVTGDGVDRLTATAAEAAELGLHIWLQPTLADVPERDILEHLAETGRFAERLRRQGASVDFSVGCEFWLFVPGIVPGATVLDRVQNLLNGMFDPVGMQRRLDAFTKKAAAHGRSVFHGSLGYAAAQDDKVDWNLFDIVGIDYYSYFRRPADYVWELRAYERWGKPVTITEFGTCAYEDAEKTAGMGWNVVDYDKDPEEIKGHRIRSEHTQAAYVVDLLEVFESMGLYGAMAFEFVTPDAPHRADDPRHDLDMASYAITKTVKDRPGDPSSPWHWEPKEAFRALARYYGHRASVMRSRCSPGPK, encoded by the coding sequence ATGGCGAACACACAGGGGATCGCGCGGGGGATCACTCGGGGGCAGTTCCTGGCGGGGGCGCTGGCCCTCGGAGTGGCGGGCGCGCTGCTGCCGTCAGGACAGGCGACGGCACAGCCGCAACCGCGCGCGAAACATGGCCGCCGCCCCGGCCTACGCCGCCACGGCGTCGTCTACACGGTCGGCGAGGGCGAGACCCCCGCCACCGCCTGGAACCCGCGCCGGATGCGTGCCGACCTCCGCGCCATCCGCGACGAGCTGCACGCCGACACGGTCGACGTCACCGGGGACGGCGTCGACCGCCTCACCGCCACTGCCGCCGAGGCCGCCGAACTGGGCCTGCACATCTGGCTCCAGCCCACCCTCGCCGACGTTCCGGAGCGGGACATCCTCGAACACCTCGCGGAGACCGGCCGGTTCGCGGAACGCCTCCGGCGGCAGGGCGCGAGCGTCGACTTCAGTGTGGGCTGCGAGTTCTGGCTGTTCGTGCCCGGGATCGTGCCCGGCGCGACGGTCCTGGACCGTGTGCAGAACCTCCTGAACGGCATGTTCGACCCGGTCGGGATGCAGCGCAGGCTGGACGCGTTCACCAAGAAGGCGGCGGCGCACGGCCGTTCCGTCTTCCACGGCAGCCTCGGCTACGCGGCCGCCCAGGACGACAAGGTCGACTGGAACCTCTTCGACATCGTGGGCATCGACTACTACTCGTACTTCCGCCGACCAGCCGACTACGTGTGGGAGTTGAGGGCCTACGAACGCTGGGGCAAGCCCGTGACCATCACCGAGTTCGGCACCTGCGCGTACGAGGACGCCGAGAAGACGGCCGGCATGGGCTGGAACGTCGTCGACTACGACAAGGACCCGGAGGAGATCAAGGGCCACCGGATCCGCAGCGAACACACCCAAGCGGCTTACGTGGTCGACCTGTTGGAGGTCTTCGAGTCGATGGGCCTCTACGGGGCGATGGCCTTCGAGTTCGTCACCCCGGACGCCCCGCACCGCGCCGACGACCCGCGCCACGACCTCGACATGGCGAGCTACGCGATCACCAAGACCGTCAAGGACCGTCCAGGGGACCCGAGTTCACCTTGGCACTGGGAGCCGAAGGAGGCGTTCCGCGCGTTGGCCCGGTACTACGGTCACAGGGCGAGCGTCATGAGGAGTCGGTGCTCGCCCGGCCCGAAGTAG
- a CDS encoding GNAT family N-acetyltransferase has protein sequence MATFPEERFPSVGRRADQAFFADRADRHLTLRGVTEADLPELLRVDREAFPEEPYPTFVLRQLCDIHGDCILVLDDGEGLLGYILFANTSDGYVSWIMSLAVTPHQQGRGLGRRLMVEALRRLRTENVHQVRLTVEPTNATAIMLYRSLGFSSEQGVLKDYFGPGEHRLLMTLAL, from the coding sequence ATGGCGACTTTTCCGGAGGAACGTTTTCCATCTGTCGGACGCCGCGCTGACCAGGCATTCTTCGCCGACCGCGCCGACCGACACCTGACGCTGAGGGGCGTCACCGAGGCCGATCTGCCCGAGCTCCTGCGCGTGGACAGGGAGGCTTTCCCCGAGGAGCCGTACCCCACCTTCGTCCTCCGGCAGCTCTGCGACATCCACGGCGACTGCATCCTCGTCCTCGACGACGGCGAGGGCCTTCTCGGATACATCCTCTTCGCCAACACCTCGGACGGCTACGTGAGTTGGATCATGAGCCTCGCCGTCACACCCCATCAGCAGGGCCGCGGGCTGGGCCGGCGCCTGATGGTCGAGGCCCTGCGTCGGCTCCGCACGGAGAACGTCCACCAGGTCCGCCTGACGGTGGAACCGACGAACGCCACCGCGATCATGCTGTACCGCTCGCTGGGGTTCTCGTCCGAGCAGGGAGTGCTGAAGGACTACTTCGGGCCGGGCGAGCACCGACTCCTCATGACGCTCGCCCTGTGA
- a CDS encoding class I SAM-dependent methyltransferase — MPMNRAHRKLCSSEGWAQTTKDRILPWALEHVELGADVLEIGPGYGANLRVLVERVDHLTAAEIDADTARLLRSQWGDRADVLHADGAELPLPDGAFDSVVCFTMLHHVPTADHQDRIFAEAFRVLRPGGTFAGSDSQPGFRFRVLHFRDTMNTLDPATLPTRLERAGFTDVAVELNPEHSGLRFRARRV; from the coding sequence ATGCCGATGAACCGAGCCCACCGCAAGCTGTGCAGCTCCGAGGGGTGGGCGCAGACGACGAAGGACCGCATCCTGCCCTGGGCCCTGGAACACGTGGAACTCGGCGCGGACGTACTGGAGATCGGCCCGGGCTACGGCGCCAATCTCCGCGTCCTCGTAGAGCGGGTCGACCACCTCACCGCCGCCGAGATCGACGCCGACACCGCACGCCTGTTGCGGTCCCAGTGGGGTGACCGGGCGGACGTCCTGCACGCGGACGGTGCCGAACTGCCGCTGCCCGACGGGGCCTTCGACTCCGTCGTCTGCTTCACGATGCTGCACCACGTGCCCACGGCCGACCACCAGGACCGCATCTTCGCCGAGGCGTTCCGCGTGCTGCGGCCCGGCGGGACGTTCGCGGGCAGTGACAGCCAACCCGGGTTCCGTTTCCGGGTGTTGCACTTCCGGGACACGATGAACACCCTCGATCCTGCGACGCTCCCGACCCGACTGGAGCGGGCCGGCTTCACGGACGTGGCGGTCGAGCTCAATCCGGAGCACAGCGGCCTACGCTTCCGGGCGCGACGCGTCTGA
- a CDS encoding IS630 family transposase, with the protein MAERVRVREIDDDEGRRLLRIIRRGTGSVVTWRRAQMVLLSAQGMPAAKIAEVSFTSDDRVRDVIHNFNTDGFDSLYPKYKGGRPKTFTLPERREIKKIAKSRPTEHDLPFSTWSLAKLADFLVAEGVVDDISHEGLRILLREEGVSFQRLKTWKTSRDPDYAAKKARVEHLYAIADGEVTPEDGEPDVVFCMDEFGPLNLMPHPGRQWAERGGRHKDPAREPRRRRRATYNRYGGVRHLFAALDLAKDKLYGHIKPVKRRTQFLEFCRYLRTLYPPDTRIAIICDNFSPHLTTKRCRRVGTWAADNNVEIAYTPTNSSWLNRIEAQFTALRYFTLDGTDHATHKEQGSMIRRYIIWRNRHADDRRLRAVVDRANVA; encoded by the coding sequence GTGGCAGAGCGAGTACGTGTCCGAGAGATCGACGATGACGAGGGGCGGCGGCTTCTGCGGATCATCCGCAGGGGGACCGGGTCGGTGGTGACCTGGCGCCGGGCCCAGATGGTCCTGCTGTCCGCGCAGGGCATGCCGGCAGCGAAGATCGCCGAGGTGTCGTTCACCAGCGACGACCGGGTCCGCGATGTGATCCACAACTTCAACACCGACGGCTTCGACTCGCTCTACCCGAAGTACAAAGGCGGCCGCCCCAAGACGTTCACGCTGCCCGAGCGCCGTGAGATCAAGAAGATTGCCAAGTCCAGGCCCACCGAGCACGACCTGCCGTTCTCGACCTGGAGCCTGGCCAAACTGGCGGACTTCCTGGTCGCCGAGGGGGTGGTCGACGACATCAGCCACGAGGGCCTGCGCATCCTGCTCCGCGAGGAAGGCGTCTCCTTTCAACGCCTGAAAACCTGGAAGACCTCCCGCGACCCCGACTACGCGGCCAAGAAGGCCCGCGTCGAGCACCTCTACGCCATCGCCGACGGCGAGGTCACACCCGAGGACGGCGAACCCGATGTCGTCTTCTGCATGGACGAGTTCGGTCCGCTCAACCTGATGCCGCACCCCGGACGGCAATGGGCCGAACGCGGCGGCAGGCACAAAGACCCCGCCCGCGAACCGCGCCGCAGACGCCGGGCCACCTACAACCGTTACGGCGGAGTCCGGCACCTGTTCGCCGCCCTGGACCTGGCCAAGGACAAGCTCTACGGCCACATCAAGCCGGTCAAGAGGCGCACGCAGTTCCTGGAGTTCTGCCGCTACCTGCGCACTCTCTACCCGCCGGACACCCGCATCGCGATCATCTGCGACAACTTCTCCCCGCACCTGACCACGAAACGCTGCCGGCGGGTCGGCACCTGGGCCGCGGACAACAACGTCGAGATCGCCTACACCCCGACGAACTCCTCCTGGCTGAACCGGATCGAGGCCCAGTTCACCGCCCTGCGGTACTTCACCCTCGACGGCACCGACCACGCCACCCACAAGGAACAAGGCAGCATGATCCGCCGCTACATCATCTGGCGAAACCGCCATGCCGACGACCGGCGCCTACGCGCGGTCGTCGACAGGGCCAACGTTGCTTGA
- a CDS encoding AraC family transcriptional regulator, producing the protein MSRNGQERGRWSDTGKGRWSDTAILVGHFTMPRGTAFATHWHPVHQLLCSERGLLRIRSEHGTWLLPPSLALWVPALVPHATGSEGDAVMRGAFVDPASCPHIDWRDPTVVAVTPLLRALVEHLDRTDLTPDARARAELVLLDELRPVPVTSVSVPEPRDPRARAVAVGLMNHPSDARPLAAWGGQVGASARTLARLFVAETGLGFGQWRERLRMQAALPFLAEGLPVESVARRVGYASASSFTAAFHRVVGVTPRQYFPY; encoded by the coding sequence ATGTCGCGGAACGGACAGGAGCGGGGGCGCTGGTCCGACACAGGGAAGGGTCGTTGGTCCGACACTGCCATCCTCGTCGGCCACTTCACGATGCCGCGTGGGACGGCGTTCGCCACGCACTGGCATCCCGTCCACCAACTCCTCTGCTCCGAGCGGGGGTTGCTGCGGATCCGCAGCGAGCACGGGACCTGGCTGCTGCCGCCGTCGCTGGCCCTGTGGGTCCCCGCGCTCGTCCCGCACGCCACCGGGTCCGAGGGCGACGCCGTCATGCGAGGCGCCTTCGTCGACCCGGCGAGCTGCCCGCACATCGACTGGCGGGACCCCACGGTCGTCGCGGTCACCCCGCTTCTCCGGGCGCTCGTCGAGCACTTGGACCGCACGGACCTGACACCGGACGCCCGCGCGCGAGCCGAGCTGGTGCTCCTCGACGAGCTGCGTCCGGTGCCGGTGACGAGCGTGTCCGTACCCGAGCCGCGTGATCCACGGGCGCGGGCGGTGGCCGTAGGGCTGATGAACCACCCCTCCGACGCACGGCCGTTGGCTGCCTGGGGCGGGCAAGTCGGGGCCAGTGCACGGACGTTGGCCCGCCTCTTCGTCGCGGAGACGGGTCTGGGCTTCGGCCAGTGGCGGGAACGGCTGCGGATGCAGGCCGCGTTGCCGTTCCTCGCCGAGGGGCTGCCGGTGGAGTCCGTGGCGCGACGCGTGGGGTACGCCTCGGCGAGCTCCTTCACGGCGGCGTTCCACCGGGTGGTCGGGGTGACACCGAGGCAGTACTTCCCATACTAG
- a CDS encoding helix-turn-helix domain-containing protein: protein MGAKHGWSCGRQLSRRIEADGGTKAQAATAIHEHCRVSLLRAHRAAHGLTLANAAECVRGILREWDTPAEGLAHQQISRWENGLDTPSPHYLKALCYLYQTRPDRLGFGYDFSAEQERIRDGPAHRAPLTIDQGVRDMRRRPLLQSGVSGLLALASSHGLPHAGVPQSWSARDPRASLAELEESAERTGYLLYSAAPADFVPMCMLNMAAVQGLLLRKPTLDAQRRLYRLIARNAGYIGIRVTDVSAMPDTFNWFRIADHAARQAEDKSLQAWIFAHWSDAYGCFHHALPLGLQPARAAQSLGLAGARSASVYGYLAEAGIQARLGRRREALDAVRRADAMFAALPAAATVEDGTKISEYFLRWHESNALSVVGEDKLAREMRAVALAHPFAGQDLAGRALLELDQAAALVRSNDVDAACNQIMETWYELPAEYRSGQVPRRITQIVDRMSSLQATNSSVRALSDYLQSVDVRPARAKGTDSAT, encoded by the coding sequence ATGGGAGCGAAACACGGCTGGTCGTGCGGGCGTCAACTAAGCCGCAGGATCGAGGCGGACGGCGGCACAAAGGCACAGGCGGCGACGGCGATCCACGAGCACTGCCGCGTCTCGCTGCTGCGGGCGCACCGCGCCGCCCACGGGCTCACGCTCGCCAATGCGGCGGAATGCGTACGCGGCATACTGCGCGAGTGGGACACGCCTGCGGAAGGGCTGGCCCATCAGCAGATCTCGCGCTGGGAGAACGGCCTTGACACACCCTCTCCGCACTACCTCAAGGCATTGTGCTACCTCTACCAGACCCGGCCGGATCGGCTCGGGTTCGGTTACGACTTCTCCGCAGAACAGGAGCGGATCCGTGACGGTCCAGCACACCGGGCCCCTCTCACCATCGATCAAGGCGTTCGCGACATGAGGCGGCGGCCGCTCCTCCAAAGCGGGGTGAGCGGTCTTCTTGCGCTCGCCAGTTCCCACGGTTTGCCGCATGCTGGCGTGCCCCAGTCATGGTCCGCGCGGGACCCAAGGGCTTCCCTCGCAGAGCTCGAGGAGAGCGCCGAGCGCACTGGTTACTTGCTCTACAGTGCCGCACCGGCCGACTTCGTGCCCATGTGCATGCTGAACATGGCAGCTGTCCAGGGACTGCTGCTGCGTAAGCCAACGCTCGACGCGCAGCGTCGGCTCTATCGTCTCATCGCGCGCAACGCCGGATACATCGGCATCCGGGTGACCGACGTGTCCGCGATGCCGGACACGTTCAACTGGTTCCGGATCGCCGACCACGCGGCGCGGCAGGCCGAGGATAAGAGCCTGCAGGCATGGATCTTCGCGCACTGGTCGGACGCCTACGGCTGCTTCCACCACGCCCTTCCACTCGGTCTCCAACCGGCACGAGCAGCCCAGTCTCTAGGGCTGGCCGGGGCGCGCAGCGCCTCGGTCTACGGCTACCTGGCCGAGGCGGGGATCCAAGCACGGCTCGGCCGACGCCGCGAAGCCCTCGACGCGGTGCGGCGCGCCGACGCCATGTTCGCGGCGCTGCCCGCAGCCGCGACGGTCGAGGACGGCACCAAGATCTCTGAATACTTCCTGCGCTGGCACGAGTCCAACGCGCTGAGCGTGGTCGGCGAGGACAAACTGGCCCGCGAGATGCGGGCGGTGGCGCTGGCCCATCCCTTCGCCGGCCAGGATCTGGCCGGGCGCGCCCTGCTGGAACTCGATCAGGCGGCCGCACTGGTCCGGTCGAACGACGTCGACGCGGCCTGCAATCAGATCATGGAGACCTGGTACGAGCTGCCGGCGGAGTACCGGTCCGGCCAAGTGCCGAGGCGGATCACTCAAATCGTCGACCGCATGTCCTCGCTCCAGGCGACGAACAGCTCGGTGCGGGCTCTGTCCGACTACCTCCAGTCAGTGGACGTTCGGCCCGCAAGGGCCAAGGGCACCGACTCGGCGACATAG
- a CDS encoding aminotransferase class I/II-fold pyridoxal phosphate-dependent enzyme: MNTPTASTLTQHEWPALARDTVNLADAHARHSLSTQSVQGLAAILEGLLAKQGSNYFEAEEAFRAALSGHTGQQYGTNSSFLTYSASIALDAAAKQLLPQRRPIGLLTPTFDSVPALFRRSGLHLTPVPERRVLPAVDLDYLDGLSLGALIVVVPNNPTGTVMFPDQVIGLLGWAARRGVTLVLDLSFRMFDPGLRFDVIESADGIGAQVLTVDDTGKTIPLYDTKLGVLSASRTLAQQTGRICGDILLNLPELDLRMLGYLFGQQGPDAEVARACRIAAANGALLAELSAGGTPRSAGGGFQPTVAWLHCDTGRDHIVESCRRSGVALLPGDRFFWDRSWQRNPGSERIRVPLLRDEKLFEDGMRTVFSAARDVCSRVSMHADGEQ; encoded by the coding sequence ATGAACACTCCAACAGCGAGCACGCTGACTCAGCACGAGTGGCCCGCGCTCGCGCGCGATACGGTGAATCTGGCGGACGCTCATGCGCGCCACAGCCTCTCCACACAGTCCGTTCAGGGCTTGGCCGCGATACTCGAGGGCCTGCTCGCCAAGCAGGGGTCCAATTACTTCGAGGCCGAGGAGGCATTCCGCGCCGCGCTCTCGGGACACACCGGGCAGCAGTACGGAACGAATTCCTCGTTTCTCACCTACTCCGCTTCCATCGCCCTCGATGCCGCTGCAAAGCAGCTGCTCCCGCAACGTCGACCGATCGGGTTACTCACCCCAACCTTCGACAGCGTCCCCGCGCTCTTCCGCCGCAGCGGTCTGCACCTGACCCCCGTGCCGGAGCGGCGCGTACTTCCTGCTGTCGACCTCGACTACCTGGACGGTCTGAGCCTCGGCGCACTGATCGTGGTCGTGCCGAACAACCCGACCGGGACCGTGATGTTCCCCGATCAGGTGATCGGCCTCCTGGGCTGGGCGGCACGGCGTGGCGTGACACTGGTCCTGGATCTCTCTTTCCGAATGTTCGACCCGGGTCTGCGGTTCGATGTGATCGAGTCTGCGGACGGCATCGGCGCGCAGGTGCTGACTGTCGACGACACTGGTAAGACCATTCCGCTCTACGACACGAAGCTCGGCGTCCTGAGCGCGTCGCGTACTCTGGCGCAGCAAACTGGCCGCATCTGCGGCGATATTCTGCTGAACCTGCCCGAACTCGACCTGCGGATGCTCGGCTACCTGTTCGGTCAGCAGGGCCCTGACGCCGAGGTGGCCCGTGCCTGCCGGATCGCGGCCGCGAACGGCGCTCTTCTCGCGGAACTGAGTGCGGGCGGCACACCGAGGTCGGCGGGCGGCGGCTTTCAGCCGACGGTGGCGTGGCTCCATTGCGACACCGGCCGCGACCACATCGTCGAGAGCTGCCGCCGTTCTGGCGTCGCTCTGCTGCCCGGGGACCGCTTCTTCTGGGACCGTTCGTGGCAGAGAAATCCCGGGAGTGAACGGATCCGGGTCCCCTTGCTGCGGGATGAGAAACTTTTTGAAGACGGCATGCGGACGGTCTTCAGCGCCGCCCGAGATGTGTGCTCGCGGGTGTCGATGCACGCGGACGGTGAACAGTGA
- the bla gene encoding class A beta-lactamase — translation MISGSTQFPTTPLTTRRTVLTAGAATAATLLTSASSAQASDNTGVTARLSALEDQHSARVGVFAHHLGTRKTVVHRADELFPMCSVFKTLAAAAVLRDLDRHGEVLSKVVHYTEADLVDGSDRTREHLADGMTVEQLADVAIRYSDNGAGNLLLRELGGPTAITRFARSLGDRVTRLDRWETELNSAEPDRITDTTGPRAIAGLYGRLVLGDALRRPDRDRLTAWLLNNTTSAARFRAGLPATWTIADKTGSGDYGTANDVGIAWTEAGDPVVLAVLTTKPTLPDAPYDNQLVADTAKLVAAAVS, via the coding sequence GTGATCTCAGGCTCCACACAGTTTCCTACGACGCCCCTGACCACCCGGCGTACCGTTCTCACGGCCGGCGCCGCCACCGCCGCGACCCTCCTCACGAGCGCCTCCTCCGCGCAGGCGTCGGACAACACCGGCGTCACCGCCCGTCTGTCCGCCCTGGAAGACCAACACAGCGCCCGTGTCGGCGTGTTCGCGCATCACCTCGGTACGAGGAAGACCGTCGTGCACCGCGCCGACGAACTCTTCCCGATGTGCTCGGTGTTCAAGACGCTCGCCGCCGCGGCCGTCCTGCGGGACCTGGACCGGCACGGTGAGGTCCTCTCCAAGGTCGTGCACTACACGGAGGCCGATCTCGTCGACGGATCGGACCGGACCCGGGAGCACCTCGCCGACGGCATGACGGTCGAGCAGCTCGCCGACGTGGCGATCCGCTACAGCGACAACGGCGCCGGCAACCTGCTCCTGCGCGAACTCGGCGGCCCCACCGCCATCACCCGCTTCGCCCGCTCCCTCGGCGACCGGGTCACCCGGCTCGACCGCTGGGAGACCGAGCTCAACTCGGCCGAGCCGGACCGGATCACCGACACCACCGGCCCGCGCGCGATCGCCGGGCTGTACGGCAGGCTCGTCCTCGGTGACGCCCTGCGCCGCCCCGACCGCGACCGGCTCACCGCCTGGCTGCTCAACAACACGACGAGCGCCGCCCGTTTCCGCGCCGGGCTCCCCGCGACCTGGACGATCGCCGACAAGACGGGCAGCGGTGACTACGGCACCGCGAACGACGTCGGCATCGCCTGGACGGAGGCCGGTGACCCGGTCGTCCTCGCGGTCCTGACGACGAAGCCGACCCTGCCCGACGCGCCGTACGACAACCAACTGGTCGCGGACACAGCCAAGTTGGTCGCGGCAGCGGTCAGCTAG